The DNA region TGTGAGTTAAAAAGATCAGAGtcactttagtttttgttttttttcattattattttgggGCTGCAAAGGTAAACTATCAGGTTgatgtttcagattattttttattattattattattatttttaaccagaGCTCATTGCTCAGTAAGAACAGTCAGGAGTCCCTGCTGTATTTGAGTGTTTGTCATCCTGTGCTCATCCCGGTTCTATCAGAACCTGGTCTGGGACTTTTTGAAGCCACATGATGAAATGTTTGGACCACAAACACACGGCGAGTAACCGTGGAAAGCGACATCTGGCCTCAGACAGTGAAATAAGAGCAGGGTACTTTACGTGTGTCCGCAGCTGGCGATGCTGACGGGTTTGTGGTAAACCTCTAAGCAGATGGGACAGGAGAACTGGCTCTCTACGCCCTCAGGGGGGGCTGCTAGCGGGCCGGGGCCGCTGCtggtctgctgctgctgctgctgctgctgacgaAACTGGGTGCTCGCCGACACAAAGCTCCGAAACATCGCCATCATGGAGCCGCAGTTGTCGACAAAAGCCTCACCCGGGACTAACAGTTCAAACTAGGTAGTGCATATTCCGTACAGCGGATGGGGAAAAAAGGGTCCCTCTACTACggctttttctaaaaaataaaataaataaacgagaGAAATGTCTCCTCTGTTGTTCAGCTTTACTTCCCCCTGGCTGGAGAAGACATGCCAGAGAAGTAAACATTGGAAGCAGCGCTCGCTGGCGACTGAAAGCACGACGCTGTGATGCTTGACCTCAATTAAATCCCTCGACCCATAAACGTGTGGATCGCAAGGAATGCTGCATCCAGATGGCTGTGAGATCAGCGCTGACGGCTCGACAGAAGCGCTAGCTCGCGAGGCTTCGCCGTGGCGCTCCGCGCGCTCAGCTTTCTGGAAGATGAAGTCCCGCGGATCATCTGCTAGCAGCAGGAGGTGGATCCGAGGAACTGCAATCCCACAGAGCAGTTCGCCCAGCAGAAACACCAGACAGAAAGCATCAGGGTCACTTCTGAGCTCCAGCCCATCCTTTGTCCAATATGTCCACTCTGTCTCATATAATAGTTTTAAATTACTGGCTCCAAACTAAGAGCATTATCCTCTGTTTCCAACTTTAGTCAATACAAATTGTAATCTCAAAGTACCAgataaaactgatatttacaATTGTTGAAGGGCAGTATTGTGgaaaattgacctttttttccacagtaatgttttacagaaatgtgaATCTGCTGAGCTCCttatacaaactacttctccgAGTGGAAAgttggtaaaaacgttgttgaagggttaatagaggagagATGTTGTGCTGACTTTCTACTTCTGCTGTAATGGGACATAATGAAAAAGGTTCAAAGGGTAACAATATATTTATGAAGCTGTACCTGTTAGGCAAataagctgttttattttgtttcaaaacatcccTCTGCCTTTACATTGACACACTAACAAACTAAAGGACCACATaatacagaaaaagaacaaacatgacactgatttaaatactttttaaaaagacatatcATGAAAATCATGGTTGTATATTAGCAGTGGATGCATGGAAAACAGGAGCATATGGTACTCCTTTATTTATACCCACCTCCTGCCTCACCCTGAAGTCCACTAGGTGGTGGTATTGCACCACGAGCTGGTTTACAATCTTGAGGAAAactaataaaagaagaaagaggagaaggtAGTAGGAGCTGTGGTGGTTTGTAAACATCCCATCTAAAACAGAACGGGCTGCTCTGAGCACTGGAGCTGCTCACGGCTCGTGTCCCGAGCTGGAAACACGTCCATCCGTGTTGCGATGTGTCAGGTGGAAGAAGAGTACCACGAGCAGCTGGAGCGCGTGGATACACCCAGGTAGGCGGTATAAACCTCCACGCGCCTGGAGAACACAGCACAGAAAATGCTGGTGTTTAAAGAAGTTGTTTGGCTTTTCAGTGACGCAGCAGAACTTTATGAAATGAGTAGAACGGAGCTGtaaccatttaaaataaaaggaccAACAGGAAAGTTTCTGGCAGTGACACGAATGTGCCTCCAGATTGTTGTGATGACAACGATATATTTGTTCAAGGGCTGGAAAAAAGATATTTACCCCCtgtagatttctttttgtttagatttttgtcaTGTCTTTTTGTTCCTAAACGAAATAagtattgtttatattttctcagGCCATCGTATCATTTAATTCAGGATCTCACAGTAACAAGCCATGTATGACTCAGTCTAACtgactgctaatccacctcatttgcttttcccgtgcctctttaaatctctgtctgaTATATGACTTTCAGAAACTGTGACTGACATTACAAAGTGAATACAAAGACTAATGGTAAAAAGatggatcatttattttttgtactatCTGTTCCACTCTGTATGGTGTTTTAGtgtgtttctaaaacattttattatgtaaCTTCTTATGTTACCAAACAGTTTTTCTCTCCGTTGCTAGCGCTtcaaaaaaatgtgtcaaatgcAAAGAGGAGCTGGCAGCTGTGGTCATCAGAGCAGGAGATGCATACTGCAGGTAGGACATGACACTGATCAGAAGTCACTGCACACAGCAGCATCACTCAGCCACTGTAGCACTGTGaaaagcagatttataaaaGACTGAGAGTAAGTGATGCAGTTTGAGTCACTGCAAATGATTTAATCTGCAGCCATAATAATTAGGATCTATAAGACAGATATTGCTCGTATCAATGAGAAACGTTTTTGAAATTGTTGTGCTTCCTGCCTTTTTCTCTCATTCTGTTTGTGTCCCAGGAACTGTTTCAGAGAGAGCTTCATTCACAAGTTCAGAGCCATGCTGGGTAAGACCCGGGTCATCTTCCCTGGAGAGAAGGTGAGAAGGTCACTGACTCACTAACCAGTATAACTCCTATAAATACGCAAcaacagtgatgatgatgaaagaTATAGAAAATGTTCCCTAGTCATGCATAAAACTGTAAGGCCTCCTCTCACAACTGGAGGTACCAGCAGAACCGAGTCCATCCAAACTGAGCTGGAAACTCCATGTGTTCTGGCAGCTGCAGTGGTGAGTTCAGTGGAAGTCGTGACTCTTGAGCCTCTCCTCTGTCTGCAGGTGCTGCTGGCGGTCTCTGGGGGTCCTTCTTCCTGCTCAATGCTCAGCCAAGTCCAAGAGGTGTGAACGTGTCATTCAGGCTTTCCCCTCACACCGACCTGGGTTTGTCTCGGTGAAACCTGGTCGTATCGTAGCATCCGGCCGCTCTTCTCACTGTCCTGTCAGCGCAGGGGGTTTAGGCTCTGACTGGACTAGTTTATCATTATTATTCCAGGTTTGCATCGACATAAACCCAGCATTTTAGCGTCCCTGAAATGCTGTTTTCCAGAAACTAGTTCCAGAGTGAAAAAGTCGGCAAATGGTGTTTGCAGACAGATATCATCATGTATAGTTATCAGACAGTGCAGTGGAAAGGCCTGACCGCATGCATGAACCCGtcactacactgcaaaaacactaaatcttaccaagaatcTTTATCTAgttctattgcaaatattttagtgtacttgaaataagacaaagtcagtaacttttcagcaaaacatacggggcttgttttaagtcaataattattaaatatagattttaaaaaaatagttccACTGGGAGATTTCTTCACTTaaatcttttaaacatttttcctgttttaggtgaAAAACTGAAGTGTGTAACCGGTGTTCATGTCATGCTGTGTCTCCCTCTCAGGGTGTGAGTCAGAACGCTCATAAAAAGCTTCGCTTCCTCCCTGGGATCGTTTACATCGAtggtaaatgaaataatttctgtaaCTCCGGTTATTTCCTCTGGCTGAAGGAAATCTGTTAGACGCATCTTctttggggtgtgtgtgtgtgtgtgtgtgtgtgtgtgtgtgtgtgttttcagaggGTGGCGCTCTTGGCCAGCATAAAgagatgagacaaaaaacaacatctgaGCTGTGTGACATGTTCAGGTCAACCAGTTTCCCCTTCTACATCCTTCCTTTGGAGCAGGTCAGTATGAGCGCAGAGACAGACCTGTTTCCACGGTTACAGATAGGCCTGTCaccataacaaattttgctggacattAAATTGCCCCTGtcgttattgcaataaatgatgaTATTGTTGTTAGgtgaccattttcaagtaacataatGGTAATAACTTAATAATGCAGGAACACTTTCTCaaagatcaatcaactttaaattctaatgaacatttaacactggaactggaggacattttaaatatccaaaataaataaacaaaacaacagaaacaacaaatagtCTCTTTCATTTCTGCGTTTTCATCCCTTCTTCCAGGTTCTGGATCTCCCTGGATCCGTCCTGACTCCCTCACCGCCGTCAGACCAGCCAGGCTCCGCCTACAAAGCAGCCGTGGATCTCTTCCTGCAGAGTGGCGGCAGTGGCAGCGATGGAAAGGCTGAGGAGCAGGAGTGTGTGTCGCCGCCTGCTGTTCAGGAGTCACACACacggctgctgcagcagctgattggCTCAGCTCAAACCCTGACGGCCAAACAAGACCTGCTGAACACACTCAGGTTGGATCACCTGGAATTCTTCTGGATTGTTCTTAAAATATGCATCAGCAAAGTGTaacatgttaattaaaatattatcagtggcatgcaaaaagaaaaagaaaatcaataaaaataccCCCTGGACGCATTTCTATTAGCTACTGCGCAGATTAGCTGATGGTGCAGATTGTGCAGAAACTCCACGTTCTGTTCTCTGTCCTCCATTTATTGAAACATCAATCATCCTCATCAGTTTTCCCCCAAACTACTGTGgcctgactgactgactgactttCCTCCTGAAGGCAGCACCTGCTGGTGCACACGGCTCGGACCAGAGGCTACAGTAAGCTCATGCTGGGAGACAGCTGCACCAGACTGGCTGTGAAGCTGCTCACCAGTATCTCACTGGGCAGAGGAGCCCAGCTGGCCCAGGACACGGTGCGTACCGGAGCGTACTGGAGCAGACCGCCTATCTTGCTCCTATTGCACCACTTTAGATGGAacatatcagattttttttttttttttttttccagggctTCTCTGACTGCAGATACGGTGATGTAATAGTAGTGAGACCCATGAGGGAATACTCAGCTAAAGAAATAGCTTACTACAATCACATGTTCAAGGTTCCATCCGTTGTCATTCCAAACCTGGACACAAAGGTGAGGCGCCGTCCGATCGCCGTCGCTCTCCTCTGTTTGGGACGGCTCTGTTTCTGCCCCGATTATCTGAGGCAGACATGTTCTTCCCTCCCAGACGGCAGACAAGGCCAGCATCCAGCGCCTGACCCAGAGCTTCGTCACCAAGCTGCAGGCTGACTTCCCCTCCACTGTCAGCACAATCTACCGGTCAGTCTGGACGGAGGTCCAGCATCACATCACTGTGAAAACACTAAATctgctctagtttctagttcacatatcttcaaataaaacaaaactaacttacaagtaacttttcagcaaagtttaggagggttttttttcaaatctgtaATTTACTAATATTTCACTCATAACGTTGGAAAACTGTCTTGTAACTAGAATTTTCTTAGCCAGTGTTATGAAATCACTGACTAAAACAAGGAGCTCTGAGGTTTGTACTTTTGGCAGTGAAGTGTGTGAAGAAGAGCAGAGAACGACAGGCAGCTCAGCTGAAACGTCTCATTTCTTAGAGAACACAAACGGAGCAACATCTGGACGGATTAAGGCAGCATCGCAGCTTGACCTTTTAACCTTTTGGGTTTTCAGGACCGGGGAGAAGCTGCAGACGGCAGGCGggagctcctcctcctcctccgccgccGAGGACGCCCAGCGgtgtgtgctgtgtgtgtgtggcctggACACTGCTGCCGGTgagtcacagcagcagcagcatgtcttctgttagCACTGTAACTTTTTCCATCTTGCTCTGCAGAGCAGTGGCATGCTCAGACATTTTGGGGATCAGATGCTCACATGGAACCACTGACTGACTTCAGGCTCAGCTTGAACATCATGTCTATATCCctttttacaaatcaatatcCATGCTGTCTGATGTAGATGTTTAATGTTCATAccagagaaaagaaatcaactCGAAACAGCTTTGAGGAAAAGGCAGAAGTAATGACATTAATGACACGTCCACAAGTACTCAGCCTTTGTTTAATACTTTGGCAGCAACTCCAGCTTCTTCCAGCAGATGGTTTCATTCCTCTCTGCGGTTCTTCTCCAGCTCCATCAGGTTGGATTCCAGGCTCAGTGACATCCACAGAGtggttctgtaaataaaaacggAGGCTTTTGTTCCAAACGGATCCTTCCCTCACATTGTTTCTGATAGGAAGTGTGACGGGTTTCACTGATGCCGCTGGTCACCACTGGTCGAATGAaaatttgtctgtgtgtgtaattaTGAGCTTTGCCATATCTCATGGGCTTGACGTTACACACACCTCATTTCTGTGCATTCAGAGCCACGTAACAAGAAACGAAACGTTCATCTATAACTTGAGAACAATTCTGTCTCCAGGCTCCATACGGAGCTCTGGCTCTCCACTGCCCATCAgtgaagtttgtgttttctcctGATTTTCAGAAGAGGCTTCAGCGCTCCAGGCCACGCTGATTTCAGAGCAGCTCTCTCGGAGCTCAGGTGCGGTATCCCTTCAAGATCACCTTAGATGCTCTTACTGGTTGTAGAGCAGGTGTCATTTCTGGTGTTGTGTGTCTTCTGGGGAGCAGTTAGATCAGTCCTATGACTTTAATAGACCTTGTTTCCAACAGTTCCAGTGAAACCAGAACCACATTCTCCTGTTGGACAGTGTTGCTCCTCTGAGAGACCCTGTGGGGGGTCAGAAGGGGCTAGTGACTGCTGCAGGTCTTCGAGGTAAGAGTTGATTGTTATCTACTAAAATCTGACCACCAGGACAGGAGGAACCTTGGATGCAGAACCAGGTCTCTGTCCTGTTCTCTCAGCCTGTCCAGGTTGTTGAAGGACAGAAACGAGGCAGTTCACAACATTTTAGGAGCACCAGAACAAGCTCTGTGCTGCCCTCTTGTGGGCTCTTTGTCTTCCAGGCACCCTGAGGCCATTGAGCTGAGGAGCCTGCTGTGCTACAGCTGCAGACGGACTGTCGGAGACATGGTGAGTAACATGACGTTTAGAAATCTGATGGAAGTTCTGTTTGGTCCTCTTTGTCCCCTAATTGGTGAACCAAATGAGGATTGTACTTTTCcaaagtttcccccagaaaacctgccaAGCCTGGTGGTGGAGGTGTTAGGGTCATTAAGTATTAAGAAATGTGAAGTTACAAAAATTTGGAAGTGAATAATAACATTAAGGGGACGGGGCAATTAATTCTCACCATCTAAAGCCCAATTGAAGGAGTCAACTATTATATACTATATGGTCTGAACTcatacagcacattttcagtcttGTGTAGACTGATAGGCAACTTGgtgttaagtgccttgcccaggggcacaTTGACTACAACCTTCCAATAACAAGACGACTACACTACCCACTGAGCCACAGACATTACATAACTAGCTATAAGTTTAGCTTAATCCGTCTTTACTGTGACCATTACTGGTGTATCAAAGAtcccatttaaaacaaacaaacgatgCTCAGCCTGgaggcccaccaggcttataatacactgggagGAAACCCTGCTTCTCTAGAATAACTAAAGATCCAGAAATGTGCTGGTCTGGTCTCTGGAGAATTTTCATGAAGTACCAGGATTTCCATAATGATACATTAATGTATATTCAAAAGTGTTTCAGTCTTTTTTCAgcccattttcttttctgttttcctcacaGTCTTCAGTCGCTCATCTCCCTCAGTATGTCCTGTCAGAGGCTCAGAGGAGACAAAACCGGTGAGACATTCAGCCTTCACACTTGGTACAAGATGATCAAATGTCTTATCTGGCCTACTTTAATCCCACACTTCAGTCACTCATCAGCAATCAGGCAAACTGTTCAGTAATCAGACTGTTTGATTGAAAactgcaggaaacaaaaaatgttttcagtcctgAATCTGATTGAAAGGAATCAACAGTTTCTCAGGTTTCAGACAGTTTGTTCAAGAGCAGAGAAGCAGAGAAACTGAAGGTTTATTTCTGGTTCTGGGAACGCAGACTGTCCAGGTCTACATGGTTCATACCTGATAAACTGACTCAGTGAGTGTAGAGGAGTGGGGTCCTTTGGATACACAGAGATATAAACTCTGTGTCACCTACCACATTGTGTGCAACCACATCAGCATACATGTGGTTTGAGATGTTATAGCACTTTATAGTCTTAGTTAGTGGAGTCATATCGATTGAATAAGTGACCTGGGTATACACCCTTGAGAAACCCcagatttatatttaacaatTGACTCAAAAATAATTCCTGCCAAATTGGATTTAAACCAGTTTAGCATCAGACAGcctgaaacattttccagccTATTAATCAGTACGTTGTGATCACTGAGATCCAGTAAGACCAAGACAGAAGATCTAGTTCTGGGTTAGTTTTATTGATGATCTGGTAAGTGGAACATTATTTCAGCTGGAGCACTAATGGAAGggatttactttaaatattataAAGTACACTTGTTGAATTAATAATcttaacaaataaatgaatatccATCTGATCATTCTGCATAACAAgcttaaaaatctgtttttgaactCTAAGACCTTCAGCCTACTTACTGGTGTAAAACATTACAGTTCTCACCTTCATCTTCTGCAGGTCTGCAATGAAAGAGCAGATCAGCGAGTTTCTGCTGGACGATGCTGATGAAAACCATTAGAGGGACAAGATGATCAAAcatgctttaatattttatttttaacttcttGTAACTAGAATTTCTCAACATTTGTATCAATAAAGTAAATATCCTCTCTGAAATCAGCCTGTTTCCTAACTGCACTGCCTTGAATCACTTAACTTTAGATGAAGTAGTACACCATGGTTTTACAcccatttaacttttttatatgTTGTCTCATTAAACCATAAACATGTGATTTCTACCTGAAATTATTCATTCACCCAGCAGACTTGATTCTTTTCACTGAATTGAAAGGATTGATCGGAAACTGAATTACTCAAAGGCTAAGGTaccaatttaagaaaaaaaaagtttaattaaacaaaatgccaTTTCTACACCCTTTAGAAGGGaaaattacattatattatatcCATCAGCCTAACAGCAAATTCACTGATTTATCTTTGGCAATTGGCTCAAAAGACTCTTTACAATCATCTAATATTCAGCTGACTCCAGATTCTCATCAGGACTCTGGCTGGGTCACTCAACACCAGAAGCATGTCAATGAAATCACGAGTTTATTTTCACCTTAACTCAGTTAGTCAGATATCAGTTTTAGCTTAACTGAAGGAAATCTAACtttaaggggggaaaaaatctgctCTTTAACAAGCAACATAAAAGCAGTCTTGGATCATTTGGTGATTTTGCAgatattctaaaataaataaagataccTCCAGAGTTCAAGTCAGAACCATCTCAAGGTCAGGTATTTCCATATTCTCTGGAAGAGCCTGACAGAAGTGGAATTTAACCCAcaagggatttttttaaagacccATTTCACttattagacaaaaaaataagaaaaacatggGAGAAAAATCACACAAGgtgcatttttttattgagtAGATATTAGAAACTTTAGGTCTGCAACAAATCCCACACAAACATACAAGTATTTACAGGTTATTAGTTCACAGAGGGCATCAATGTGTTTCTATGGAGGCTCTACATGTTGCTGATGTTAGCAGCTGGCAGAGTGGATTTGTCCAGGTCATCGAAGTACGGATGGGTCAGTGCCTCCCGGGCAGAGATCCTCTTTGGTGGATTGTAGatcaacattttctgttagaGGACATGGAGAGCAACATTAGGATTCAGGTAGATGAGGACAGCAGTTACTTCACTATggactttggctttatgttcaTTCCTCTCCCTAAAcaagttttttcttctgtttttaactgaattcATGTTCTAACTGAACTTTGTACCACATGAACAATGTTCAAGCACTCACATGAGTGCAAATTAGCCATGTTAGTCATGCTAACACAGCTAAACTGCTGTAAACATTTGATTGTCCAGTTAACAACCAGACTGACCAATtcggcctgtcacaataacagattttgctggatgatataTTACGGTATCCCAAAActtatcgcgataaacgataatattgctgctttgagacaattttcaaggaATGTAGTGCTAAAGGcttaataatgcaagaacatattGTCAAAGatcaattaactttaaattctaatgaacatttaacactggaaaacattttaaatatccaaaataaataaaagaacagaaacaataagTACAATGAACTATGAagcctctaaataaaattatccttcaaaGAACAagtctagttgagaccaaagcaccagactcaAGACTTATCTAGTTTTTGgtagaagagagaaaaacaataaattgagtttgttaatttattatgcgtttaattgatttattgagaCAGACCTATGAGCAAATACACTGTCAGTGTCTGCAGACATGCTACTCTGAACTGGTGAGAGTGCAATAGAGCCCTTCACTGTGTGCAATTATTAGGCAACTAATGTTTAGgcattatattttctaaattgcaCAGAAAACCTGAATCAGTTTGAACAGGAAACTGATCAGGACTGGTTTGTTTGATAAGTAAGATGAAACTGGAGTGGATGAATCTGTATGACTGGATTGAACCGACTGTATAAATTCTCATTATTTCTGTTAAGTGCATTGAGATGATACTTGTTATTCTGCACTATAACTTACAActgaattgaaaatgaaatcaaGTATCATCCAAGAGGAAACAGAAGATGTGTTTATCAGAAGAAGCTCTCAAAACAACTCTGATATCATTGAATCAGTGATGAACATCTCTAACTGCAGCTCGGCTTGTATTTCACTTCAACTGTCCACGATGTGTGTCACACAAAAAGCATTGAAATCATTTATCATACTCTCATTTTTTTAGAGGGAACAAGTTGAAATTTGAACAGGAGTGtgtgcagagtgtgtgtgtgtgtagaggaTCCTTCCATTTAGGGAAAGTGCTTTTGTAGTCAGGCAGGTTCTCCACATCAGGCCAAACATCGTTATTCGGAGTTCCCAGCGT from Gambusia affinis linkage group LG13, SWU_Gaff_1.0, whole genome shotgun sequence includes:
- the ctu2 gene encoding cytoplasmic tRNA 2-thiolation protein 2, which gives rise to MCQVEEEYHEQLERVDTPSASKKCVKCKEELAAVVIRAGDAYCRNCFRESFIHKFRAMLGKTRVIFPGEKVLLAVSGGPSSCSMLSQVQEGVSQNAHKKLRFLPGIVYIDEGGALGQHKEMRQKTTSELCDMFRSTSFPFYILPLEQVLDLPGSVLTPSPPSDQPGSAYKAAVDLFLQSGGSGSDGKAEEQECVSPPAVQESHTRLLQQLIGSAQTLTAKQDLLNTLRQHLLVHTARTRGYSKLMLGDSCTRLAVKLLTSISLGRGAQLAQDTGFSDCRYGDVIVVRPMREYSAKEIAYYNHMFKVPSVVIPNLDTKTADKASIQRLTQSFVTKLQADFPSTVSTIYRTGEKLQTAGGSSSSSSAAEDAQRCVLCVCGLDTAAEEASALQATLISEQLSRSSVPVKPEPHSPVGQCCSSERPCGGSEGASDCCRSSRHPEAIELRSLLCYSCRRTVGDMSSVAHLPQYVLSEAQRRQNRSAMKEQISEFLLDDADENH